One genomic segment of Halomarina pelagica includes these proteins:
- a CDS encoding ParA family protein: MLTYTPVSEAGGVGKTTTAATLAASHARAGHDVLAIDMDTQNGSLTYFFGPDYDRGDPTVDNLVRHLVGRPKGDFHDLALEVEGGIDLIPSHNMLEDLHEFLLNEKDQAENFGESYSMYHQLHRVLREANVRDEYDVVIVDSAGKAGPILYNALVAVRNVVIPFEATAKGQESIEGLDDLVDGLEQSIDVDVGVLAIVPIGYRDTRDQREILGNLRESGFPVPVVVGERGSLMEGSWKQQCSPYAYVEDHRERKRDYELETLDQFDELARHLEREAGLDTPEVVA, encoded by the coding sequence ATGCTCACCTACACCCCCGTTTCGGAGGCGGGCGGCGTCGGAAAGACGACGACGGCCGCGACGCTCGCGGCGAGTCACGCGCGCGCGGGTCACGACGTCCTCGCGATCGACATGGACACGCAAAACGGGAGCCTCACGTATTTCTTCGGTCCCGACTACGACCGCGGCGACCCGACCGTCGATAATCTCGTCCGTCACCTGGTCGGGCGTCCGAAAGGTGACTTTCACGATCTCGCTCTCGAAGTCGAAGGCGGGATCGATCTGATCCCGTCGCACAACATGCTCGAGGACCTCCACGAGTTCCTCCTCAACGAGAAGGACCAGGCCGAGAACTTCGGGGAGTCCTACAGCATGTACCACCAGCTCCACCGCGTCCTCCGCGAGGCGAACGTCCGCGACGAGTACGACGTGGTGATCGTCGATTCGGCCGGGAAGGCGGGCCCGATCCTCTACAACGCGCTGGTCGCGGTCAGGAACGTCGTCATCCCGTTCGAGGCGACGGCGAAGGGCCAGGAATCGATCGAAGGGCTGGACGACCTCGTCGACGGACTGGAACAGAGTATCGACGTCGACGTCGGCGTACTGGCGATCGTGCCGATCGGATACAGGGACACGCGCGATCAGCGAGAGATCCTCGGGAACCTGCGCGAGAGCGGATTCCCGGTACCGGTGGTCGTCGGCGAGCGCGGTTCGCTGATGGAGGGTAGCTGGAAGCAACAGTGCAGCCCATACGCCTACGTCGAGGACCACCGCGAGCGAAAACGCGACTACGAACTCGAGACGCTCGACCAGTTCGACGAACTCGCCCGGCATCTCGAACGCGAAGCGGGCCTGGACACGCCGGAGGTGGTGGCGTAA
- a CDS encoding transposase: MAIALLDFVQNVLRVAKQALGNRAGRPASGGLPREAHIVAHCLRKEEGHTFTELVDRLSLMPAVCDLLGLHPDALPDPTTFYYSLDRYAMYVWRALLRASAQQLRQSGHVALDSTFFERKQASQYYLQRRGRTVTTIKATTLTDTASLAVLDVHCCIEREPDTQAGPRVVRRNADDLRAVVADNGFQDWHTEYELSAYDLEYRVHHRGSTPMAVAHNTLNQLTGYTQRWMAETSYSTTKRTQDSALRSRFWYRQFREIVLMFAIHNIKKMTKKL; this comes from the coding sequence ATGGCAATCGCACTCCTCGACTTCGTCCAGAACGTACTCCGCGTAGCTAAACAAGCGTTAGGGAATCGAGCGGGGAGGCCCGCCTCTGGCGGGCTTCCCCGCGAGGCTCACATCGTCGCCCACTGTCTTCGCAAGGAAGAGGGTCACACCTTCACCGAACTCGTCGATCGCCTCAGTCTTATGCCTGCGGTGTGTGACCTCCTCGGACTACATCCGGACGCGCTCCCCGATCCAACGACATTCTACTACTCACTGGATCGGTATGCGATGTACGTCTGGCGGGCGTTGCTGCGCGCGTCCGCGCAGCAACTCCGCCAGTCTGGCCACGTCGCGCTCGACAGCACGTTCTTCGAACGCAAGCAAGCCTCCCAGTACTACCTCCAGCGACGCGGGCGCACCGTCACGACGATCAAAGCGACGACACTGACCGATACAGCATCGCTCGCGGTGCTGGACGTGCACTGCTGTATCGAGCGTGAACCCGACACACAGGCTGGCCCGCGGGTCGTCCGCCGGAACGCGGACGACCTGCGGGCCGTGGTCGCCGACAACGGCTTTCAAGACTGGCACACCGAATACGAGCTCTCCGCATACGATCTCGAGTACCGTGTTCACCACCGCGGATCGACACCGATGGCTGTCGCACACAACACGCTCAACCAGTTGACCGGGTACACGCAGCGCTGGATGGCAGAAACGTCCTATTCAACGACCAAGCGAACGCAGGACTCCGCCCTGCGTTCGCGGTTCTGGTACCGCCAGTTCCGTGAAATCGTCCTGATGTTTGCGATCCACAACATCAAGAAGATGACCAAGAAGCTATGA